The Cucumis melo cultivar AY chromosome 5, USDA_Cmelo_AY_1.0, whole genome shotgun sequence genome has a segment encoding these proteins:
- the LOC103485859 gene encoding uncharacterized protein LOC103485859 has protein sequence MEVSIYSNRNSGQIHLQHHQIPAFGDWDKAKDLPITQYFETARQAGLIRYSSSSGESGPCLPPSDLYSADRMKPPPLPTTARKGRVREKRYPHVGLKEHHQIPIKKQQMMMMQQGGRVFDVTETGGARKLKQNDLSSIPRPPPRSNLTTIPKPVDEDLYKIPPELLHSSKRSKMKGLFSRCLVPACN, from the exons atGGAAGTCTCT ATTTATTCAAACAGAAACAGTGGCCAAATCCACTTGCAACACCACCAAATCCCGGCGTTTGGAGACTGGGATAAGGCTAAAGATTTGCCGATCACTCAGTATTTCGAAACAGCTCGTCAAGCCGGTTTGATCCGCTACAGTTCCTCCTCCGGAGAAAGTGGCCCCTGCCTTCCTCCTTCCGACTTGTACTCCGCCGATCGGATGAAACCTCCGCCACTCCCCACCACCGCGCGCAAG GGACGGGTGAGGGAAAAGCGTTACCCGCATGTGGGATTAAAAGAACATCATCAAATTCCAATAAAGAAACAGCAAATGATGATGATGCAGCAAGGGGGGAGAGTGTTCGACGTGACGGAAACGGGGGGTGCCCGAAAGTTGAAGCAAAACGACCTGTCCTCCATTCCCCGTCCTCCGCCTAGATCTAATCTTACTACAATTCCTAAACCTGTTGATGAAGATCTCTACAAAATCCCACCTGAACTCCTCCATTCTTCTAAGCGG AGCAAAATGAAGGGGCTGTTTTCAAGGTGTTTGGTACCTGCTTGCAATTAA